The following proteins come from a genomic window of Proteinivorax hydrogeniformans:
- the nhaC gene encoding Na+/H+ antiporter NhaC, with protein MKENIKKPTLFQSLIPIFFLIVVLWYSITRLEVDPHIPLLLSAAVAAIVALLIGTKWETIEDGIYKGIMLAMPAIVILMIVGTLIGSWIAGGVVPTMIYYGLQILSPSIFLVAACIITTIVAIFIGSSWSTAATIGIALIGIGEGLDIPAAMTAGAVVSGAYVGDKMSPLSDTTNLASGTTGDVNLFQHIKHMLYVTIPAYVISLVLFGILGIRFAGGDLDTSRITEITSTLSSHFTINPFMLIPLVLVLVLIGFKVKPIPALFGGTIIGGLFAIVFQGGDLFGVIDAMHYGFVMDSGVEVVDDLLSAGGLHGMMWTISLIFVALSLGGILEKARFLEVILENILKIAKSVASLSIITHFTALFVNVVTADQYLAIVLTARMYRDAYKQKGSHPKNLSRAVESSATVTSPLIPWNTCGAYMYGALGVNPFAFLPYAFFNILAFVISMIYGITGFTMEKWKGQPPAN; from the coding sequence GTGAAAGAAAATATTAAAAAACCTACGCTCTTTCAATCCTTAATACCTATTTTCTTCCTCATCGTAGTACTATGGTATAGCATTACTAGGTTAGAAGTGGATCCCCATATACCGCTTTTATTAAGTGCGGCGGTAGCGGCTATAGTGGCGTTACTGATAGGCACTAAATGGGAGACAATTGAAGACGGAATTTACAAAGGTATTATGCTGGCAATGCCTGCAATTGTGATATTAATGATAGTGGGAACTTTAATCGGTAGTTGGATTGCTGGTGGAGTTGTTCCTACAATGATTTACTATGGCCTACAAATTTTATCTCCATCAATATTTTTGGTGGCGGCATGTATTATAACTACTATAGTTGCTATATTTATAGGAAGTTCTTGGTCCACAGCTGCTACAATAGGTATAGCACTAATTGGTATCGGTGAAGGTTTAGACATACCTGCAGCAATGACAGCTGGTGCTGTAGTTTCTGGTGCATATGTAGGAGATAAAATGTCTCCGCTCTCTGACACAACTAACCTAGCATCAGGTACGACAGGAGATGTTAACCTGTTTCAGCATATAAAACATATGTTGTATGTCACTATACCGGCATACGTTATTTCCTTAGTCCTTTTTGGCATTTTAGGTATTCGTTTTGCTGGTGGGGATTTAGACACCAGCCGAATAACAGAAATAACTAGCACCTTGTCAAGTCATTTTACAATAAATCCATTTATGCTTATACCTTTAGTTTTAGTGTTAGTGCTAATTGGGTTTAAGGTAAAACCTATTCCGGCTCTTTTTGGTGGTACTATTATAGGTGGTCTTTTTGCCATTGTATTCCAAGGTGGAGATTTATTTGGCGTGATAGATGCTATGCATTACGGTTTTGTAATGGATTCAGGTGTTGAAGTGGTAGATGACTTATTATCAGCTGGTGGATTACATGGTATGATGTGGACCATTTCGTTAATTTTTGTAGCTCTTTCGCTAGGTGGAATTTTAGAGAAAGCAAGATTTTTGGAGGTGATTTTAGAAAATATCTTAAAGATTGCAAAATCTGTTGCATCGCTGTCAATTATCACACATTTTACAGCATTATTTGTCAATGTTGTAACTGCTGACCAGTATCTGGCAATTGTGCTAACAGCTAGAATGTATCGCGACGCATACAAACAAAAGGGATCTCATCCTAAAAACCTTTCTAGAGCAGTGGAATCATCAGCTACTGTCACCTCCCCTTTAATACCGTGGAATACATGCGGAGCTTATATGTACGGAGCATTAGGTGTTAATCCATTTGCGTTTTTACCTTACGCCTTTTTTAATATTTTAGCATTTGTTATTTCCATGATTTATGGCATAACAGGATTCACTATGGAGAAATGGAAAGGTCAACCTCCTGCAAACTAA
- a CDS encoding sigma 54-interacting transcriptional regulator, with translation MKEVNYIEESHDRCADFGLSKEIRHSKKILKGDNLYKKLESKKSFIKLSQPFISKLYDFVKGSNFFTILTDENGCILNVAGDEKILSEAFSLKITPGAYMDEENIGTNAISLALTEKKPIQLSGEAHFISAYHRWTCSAAPIKNSKGQIIGVLNLTGYSDLLHPHTLGMVAAAANAIEKILEVKSSNAKLKNMKIFLDTMLDSIPSGIITSDLQGNIKTLNKYATELFGYDYLEMQKMNVSDLFGDWDKVIKSVKGKESFLDEDVYVNARRNLLQLNLSVHPILDHKQQLKDVVYVFNEVKKVRKLANKIMGRQAIYTFDKIIGTNRTFIETIEFAKKIADSRSTILLMGESGTGKEVFAQSIHNYSDRSKESFVAINCGAIPKNLIESELFGYEEGAFTGAKRSGHPGKFEIADGGTIFLDEIGEMPLDMQTRLLRVIEEGTVSRVGSTKEVVVNVRIIAATNKNLSEEVKKGNFRKDLYYRLNVLPLRLTPLRERKEDIPLLIDYFMGKKSKKLNKKKLEISSDNMKKLLSYNWPGNIRELENFVELILNTEKIPDFTSIDNTKIESTTLLQGAKEERTLEEMEKLHIIKTLKRYQGNITNSAKSLGIGRNTLYRKINKHGIDCSNFERRSTLEQR, from the coding sequence ATGAAAGAAGTGAACTACATAGAAGAATCTCATGACCGTTGTGCTGACTTTGGCTTATCTAAGGAAATAAGACATAGTAAAAAGATTTTAAAAGGTGATAACTTGTATAAAAAGCTGGAAAGCAAAAAAAGTTTTATCAAACTATCTCAACCCTTTATATCTAAGTTATACGACTTTGTAAAAGGGTCTAATTTTTTCACCATACTAACTGATGAAAATGGGTGCATACTTAACGTTGCAGGAGATGAAAAGATTTTATCAGAAGCATTTTCCCTAAAAATAACTCCAGGGGCTTATATGGACGAAGAAAATATTGGCACTAATGCAATTAGCCTAGCTCTTACTGAAAAAAAACCGATACAACTATCTGGAGAAGCTCATTTTATATCAGCCTACCACCGTTGGACATGCTCTGCAGCTCCTATAAAAAATTCAAAAGGTCAGATTATAGGTGTTCTTAATTTAACGGGATATAGTGATTTGCTACACCCTCATACACTAGGAATGGTTGCAGCAGCTGCAAATGCCATAGAGAAAATACTTGAAGTCAAAAGTTCAAATGCTAAACTAAAGAACATGAAGATATTTTTAGATACAATGTTAGACTCAATTCCATCAGGTATAATAACATCTGACCTTCAAGGAAACATTAAAACACTAAATAAGTATGCTACAGAGTTGTTCGGTTATGACTATTTAGAAATGCAGAAAATGAATGTATCAGACCTTTTTGGTGACTGGGATAAAGTAATAAAAAGTGTTAAAGGCAAGGAAAGTTTTCTTGATGAAGATGTTTATGTAAATGCAAGGCGGAATCTTTTACAGCTTAATTTAAGTGTTCACCCAATATTAGATCATAAGCAGCAATTAAAAGATGTTGTTTATGTTTTTAATGAAGTTAAAAAGGTAAGAAAACTAGCAAACAAAATTATGGGAAGACAGGCTATATATACCTTTGATAAAATAATTGGAACCAACAGAACGTTTATCGAAACAATTGAGTTCGCAAAAAAAATTGCTGACAGCAGATCTACAATACTTCTTATGGGTGAAAGTGGTACAGGTAAAGAGGTTTTTGCCCAGTCCATCCATAACTACAGCGACAGAAGCAAAGAATCCTTTGTTGCTATAAACTGTGGCGCTATACCCAAAAACTTAATTGAATCAGAACTATTTGGCTATGAAGAAGGTGCCTTTACTGGTGCTAAGCGCAGTGGACACCCCGGCAAGTTTGAAATAGCAGATGGCGGCACCATTTTCTTAGATGAAATTGGAGAAATGCCGCTGGACATGCAAACTAGGCTGCTAAGGGTGATAGAGGAAGGAACAGTTAGCAGGGTTGGAAGCACTAAAGAAGTAGTGGTAAATGTCAGGATAATCGCAGCTACAAACAAAAATTTATCAGAAGAAGTTAAAAAAGGAAATTTTAGAAAAGACCTCTATTATAGATTAAATGTTCTACCATTAAGATTGACCCCACTACGTGAAAGGAAAGAAGACATACCGTTGTTGATAGACTACTTTATGGGCAAAAAATCCAAAAAGCTTAACAAAAAGAAATTAGAAATATCTTCAGATAATATGAAAAAGCTTTTAAGCTATAATTGGCCGGGAAATATCAGAGAGTTAGAAAACTTTGTTGAGCTAATCTTAAATACTGAAAAAATACCTGATTTTACTAGCATAGACAACACAAAGATAGAAAGCACCACATTATTGCAAGGGGCTAAAGAGGAACGCACTTTAGAGGAAATGGAAAAATTACATATCATAAAAACACTGAAAAGATATCAAGGTAACATAACTAATAGTGCAAAAAGTTTGGGGATAGGTAGGAATACACTGTATAGAAAAATAAACAAACACGGCATAGACTGTTCCAATTTCGAACGGCGTTCTACTTTGGAACAACGCTAG